In Acanthopagrus latus isolate v.2019 chromosome 16, fAcaLat1.1, whole genome shotgun sequence, one DNA window encodes the following:
- the slc8a3 gene encoding sodium/calcium exchanger 3 isoform X3: protein MVDMSLQKDVPDRKMTSDEEEARRIAEMGKPVLGEHSKLEVIIEESYEFKSTVDKLIKKTNLALVVGTNSWRDQFMEAITVSADEDEEDTGEERLPSCFDYVMHFLTVFWKVLFACVPPTDYLNGWACFVVSIIIIGLLTAVIGDLASHFGCTIGLKDSVTAVVFVALGTSVPDTFASKVSAVQDTYADASIGNVTGSNAVNVFLGIGVAWSVAAIYWHMQGKPFRVEAGSLAFSVTLFTIFAFLAISVLLYRRRAHIGGELGGPRGHRLATSAFFFGLWFLYILFSSLEAYCHIEGF, encoded by the exons ATGTACCAGACAGGAAGATGACATCAGACGAGGAGGAAGCCAGGCGGATCGCGGAGATGGGAAAACCGGTGCTGGGGGAACACTCCAAGCTGGAAGTCATTATTGAAGAGTCGTACGAGTTTAAG AGCACAGTGGACAAGCTGATCAAAAAGACCAACCTGGCACTGGTGGTGGGAACAAACTCGTGGAGAGACCAGTTCATGGAGGCCATTACAGTCAGTGCAG ACGAGGACGAAGAGGACACAGGGGAAGAACGGCTGCCGTCCTGTTTCGACTACGTCATGCACTTCCTCACCGTCTTCTGGAAGGTCCTGTTTGCCTGCGTTCCCCCCACGGACTACCTGAACGGCTGGGCCTGTTTCGTggtctccatcatcatcatcggcCTGCTCACGGCCGTCATCGGGGACCTGGCGTCTCACTTTGGCTGCACCATCGGCCTCAAGGACTCGGTCactgctgtggtgtttgtggCACTCGGCACATCCGTCCCAG ACACCTTTGCCAGTAAGGTATCAGCGGTCCAGGACACCTACGCAGACGCTTCTATCGGGAATGTGACCGGCAGCAACGCCGTCAACGTCTTCCTGGGGATCGGCGTGGCCTGGTCGGTGGCCGCCATCTACTGGCACATGCAGGGGAAGCCGTTCAGGGTGGAAGCCGGCTCGCTGGCCTTCTCCGTCACTCTCTTCACCATCTTCGCCTTCCTGGCCATCTCGGTGCTGCTTTACCGGCGCCGGGCCCACATCGGAGGAGAACTGGGCGGGCCCCGGGGACACAGACTGGCTACATCGGCCTTCTTTTTCGGGCTCTGGTTCCTGTACATCCTCTTCTCCAGTCTGGAGGCCTACTGTCATATAGAGGGCTTCTAA
- the slc8a3 gene encoding sodium/calcium exchanger 3 isoform X4: MRPDVPDRKMTSDEEEARRIAEMGKPVLGEHSKLEVIIEESYEFKSTVDKLIKKTNLALVVGTNSWRDQFMEAITVSADEDEEDTGEERLPSCFDYVMHFLTVFWKVLFACVPPTDYLNGWACFVVSIIIIGLLTAVIGDLASHFGCTIGLKDSVTAVVFVALGTSVPDTFASKVSAVQDTYADASIGNVTGSNAVNVFLGIGVAWSVAAIYWHMQGKPFRVEAGSLAFSVTLFTIFAFLAISVLLYRRRAHIGGELGGPRGHRLATSAFFFGLWFLYILFSSLEAYCHIEGF, translated from the exons ATGTACCAGACAGGAAGATGACATCAGACGAGGAGGAAGCCAGGCGGATCGCGGAGATGGGAAAACCGGTGCTGGGGGAACACTCCAAGCTGGAAGTCATTATTGAAGAGTCGTACGAGTTTAAG AGCACAGTGGACAAGCTGATCAAAAAGACCAACCTGGCACTGGTGGTGGGAACAAACTCGTGGAGAGACCAGTTCATGGAGGCCATTACAGTCAGTGCAG ACGAGGACGAAGAGGACACAGGGGAAGAACGGCTGCCGTCCTGTTTCGACTACGTCATGCACTTCCTCACCGTCTTCTGGAAGGTCCTGTTTGCCTGCGTTCCCCCCACGGACTACCTGAACGGCTGGGCCTGTTTCGTggtctccatcatcatcatcggcCTGCTCACGGCCGTCATCGGGGACCTGGCGTCTCACTTTGGCTGCACCATCGGCCTCAAGGACTCGGTCactgctgtggtgtttgtggCACTCGGCACATCCGTCCCAG ACACCTTTGCCAGTAAGGTATCAGCGGTCCAGGACACCTACGCAGACGCTTCTATCGGGAATGTGACCGGCAGCAACGCCGTCAACGTCTTCCTGGGGATCGGCGTGGCCTGGTCGGTGGCCGCCATCTACTGGCACATGCAGGGGAAGCCGTTCAGGGTGGAAGCCGGCTCGCTGGCCTTCTCCGTCACTCTCTTCACCATCTTCGCCTTCCTGGCCATCTCGGTGCTGCTTTACCGGCGCCGGGCCCACATCGGAGGAGAACTGGGCGGGCCCCGGGGACACAGACTGGCTACATCGGCCTTCTTTTTCGGGCTCTGGTTCCTGTACATCCTCTTCTCCAGTCTGGAGGCCTACTGTCATATAGAGGGCTTCTAA
- the slc8a3 gene encoding sodium/calcium exchanger 3 isoform X5: MTSDEEEARRIAEMGKPVLGEHSKLEVIIEESYEFKSTVDKLIKKTNLALVVGTNSWRDQFMEAITVSADEDEEDTGEERLPSCFDYVMHFLTVFWKVLFACVPPTDYLNGWACFVVSIIIIGLLTAVIGDLASHFGCTIGLKDSVTAVVFVALGTSVPDTFASKVSAVQDTYADASIGNVTGSNAVNVFLGIGVAWSVAAIYWHMQGKPFRVEAGSLAFSVTLFTIFAFLAISVLLYRRRAHIGGELGGPRGHRLATSAFFFGLWFLYILFSSLEAYCHIEGF; the protein is encoded by the exons ATGACATCAGACGAGGAGGAAGCCAGGCGGATCGCGGAGATGGGAAAACCGGTGCTGGGGGAACACTCCAAGCTGGAAGTCATTATTGAAGAGTCGTACGAGTTTAAG AGCACAGTGGACAAGCTGATCAAAAAGACCAACCTGGCACTGGTGGTGGGAACAAACTCGTGGAGAGACCAGTTCATGGAGGCCATTACAGTCAGTGCAG ACGAGGACGAAGAGGACACAGGGGAAGAACGGCTGCCGTCCTGTTTCGACTACGTCATGCACTTCCTCACCGTCTTCTGGAAGGTCCTGTTTGCCTGCGTTCCCCCCACGGACTACCTGAACGGCTGGGCCTGTTTCGTggtctccatcatcatcatcggcCTGCTCACGGCCGTCATCGGGGACCTGGCGTCTCACTTTGGCTGCACCATCGGCCTCAAGGACTCGGTCactgctgtggtgtttgtggCACTCGGCACATCCGTCCCAG ACACCTTTGCCAGTAAGGTATCAGCGGTCCAGGACACCTACGCAGACGCTTCTATCGGGAATGTGACCGGCAGCAACGCCGTCAACGTCTTCCTGGGGATCGGCGTGGCCTGGTCGGTGGCCGCCATCTACTGGCACATGCAGGGGAAGCCGTTCAGGGTGGAAGCCGGCTCGCTGGCCTTCTCCGTCACTCTCTTCACCATCTTCGCCTTCCTGGCCATCTCGGTGCTGCTTTACCGGCGCCGGGCCCACATCGGAGGAGAACTGGGCGGGCCCCGGGGACACAGACTGGCTACATCGGCCTTCTTTTTCGGGCTCTGGTTCCTGTACATCCTCTTCTCCAGTCTGGAGGCCTACTGTCATATAGAGGGCTTCTAA